A stretch of Branchiostoma lanceolatum isolate klBraLanc5 chromosome 14, klBraLanc5.hap2, whole genome shotgun sequence DNA encodes these proteins:
- the LOC136448727 gene encoding somatostatin receptor type 2-like, translating into MDGVEYYTGVMTGNGSAVNGTDDSLETLLLASDIITKIVAPTVYSVESAAALLGNALVIYMLLGFTKMKDATHYYILNLALADTLFMLGVPFISVSSAMEQWVFGKAMCKIVLSMDAMSMFNSVFTLAVLSVDRYLAIVCSTSHAHLRRPKVAIAVSLSVLAASILLTIPVMTVSDTVQLEDGTSICFLNWPVDEAMFWHKVITSYTFVVGFVLPLAVISVSYLLVVRHLKVSASGHAAVARVSVKVRTKVTKTVTAMIVTFAACWLPFHMCQLIVLAAELRPTLWTLVMFHLAVVMSYANSCINPILYVFMSQKFRQSFRAALRLSWRRNADRRANQRYVRRRDGIAGSRQDMDGFLEEEKCEANLTILPYSVPRGNVYLRETTV; encoded by the coding sequence ATGGACGGTGTCGAGTACTACACCGGTGTGATGACGGGGAACGGGAGCGCTGTAAACGGGACGGACGACAGCCTGGAAACGCTGTTGCTCGCGTCCGACATCATCACGAAAATCGTGGCGCCCACAGTGTACAGCGTGGAGAGTGCGGCGGCACTCCTCGGTAACGCGTTGGTGATCTACATGTTGCTGGGATTCACGAAGATGAAGGACGCTACGCACTACTACATTCTCAACCTGGCCCTGGCTGATACGCTCTTCATGCTCGGGGTGCCCTTCATCTCAGTGTCATCCGCCATGGAGCAGTGGGTGTTCGGGAAAGCCATGTGCAAGATCGTCCTGTCGATGGACGCCATGAGCATGTTCAACAGCGTGTTCACCCTGGCCGTGTTGAGTGTGGACCGCTACCTGGCCATCGTCTGCTCCACTAGTCACGCTCATCTGCGCCGGCCGAAGGTGGCCATCGCCGTCAGCCTTTCCGTGTTGGCCGCGTCCATCCTTCTGACCATCCCCGTCATGACGGTCAGCGACACCGTTCAGTTGGAAGATGGGACGTCCATCTGCTTCCTCAACTGGCCTGTCGACGAGGCTATGTTCTGGCACAAGGTCATCACGTCCTACACATTTGTAGTCGGTTTCGTCCTCCCGCTGGCCGTGATCAGCGTGTCGTACCTTCTGGTCGTCCGCCATCTGAAAGTCAGCGCGTCGGGACATGCCGCAGTGGCTAGGGTCTCGGTCAAGGTACGGACAAAAGTGACCAAAACGGTCACCGCCATGATCGTGACGTTCGCAGCCTGTTGGCTGCCGTTCCACATGTGTCAGCTGATCGTGTTGGCCGCAGAACTTCGACCGACGCTGTGGACATTGGTCATGTTTCACCTCGCGGTGGTTATGTCGTATGCGAACAGTTGTATCAACCCCATCCTGTACGTCTTCATGAGTCAGAAGTTTCGCCAGAGCTTTCGGGCCGCGCTACGTCTGAGCTGGAGAAGGAACGCCGACCGCCGCGCAAACCAGAGGTACGTCCGCAGAAGAGACGGCATCGCGGGCAGCCGACAGGACATGGACGGATTCCTCGAGGAAGAAAAATGTGAGGCAAACCTTACAATACTCCCGTATTCAGTCCCTCGTGGAAATGTCTACCTGCGTGAAACTACGGTTTAG
- the LOC136448728 gene encoding somatostatin receptor type 5-like, with protein sequence MEGVGHYTGVMTGNGSAVNGTDDSLETLLLASDIITTIVAPTVYSVESAAALLGNALVIYMLLGFTKMKDATHYYILNLALADTLFMLGVPFISVSSAMEQWVFGKAMCKIVLSMDAMSMFNSVFTLAVLSVDRYLAIVYSTSHAHLRRPKVAIAVSLSVLAASILLTIPVMTVSDTVQLEDGTYICFLNWPVDEAMFWHKVITSYTFVVGFVLPLAVISVSYLLVVRHLKASASEHAAVARVSVKVRTKVTKTVTAMIVTFAACWLPFHMCQLIVLAAELRPTLWTLVMFHLAVVMSYANSCINPILYVFMSQKFRQSFRAALRLSWRRNADRRANQRYVRRRDGIAGSRQDMDGFLEEEKCEANLTILPYSVPRGNVYLRETTV encoded by the coding sequence ATGGAGGGTGTCGGGCACTACACCGGTGTGATGACGGGGAACGGGAGCGCTGTGAACGGGACGGACGACAGCCTGGAAACGCTGTTGCTCGCGTCCGACATCATCACGACAATCGTGGCGCCCACAGTGTACAGCGTGGAGAGTGCGGCGGCACTCCTCGGTAACGCGTTGGTGATCTACATGTTGCTGGGCTTCACGAAGATGAAGGACGCTACGCACTACTACATTCTCAACCTGGCCCTGGCTGATACGCTCTTCATGCTCGGGGTGCCCTTCATCTCAGTCTCCTCCGCCATGGAGCAGTGGGTGTTCGGGAAAGCCATGTGCAAGATCGTCCTGTCGATGGACGCCATGAGCATGTTCAACAGCGTGTTTACCCTGGCCGTGTTGAGCGTGGACCGCTACCTGGCCATCGTCTACTCCACTAGCCACGCCCATCTGCGCCGGCCGAAGGTGGCGATCGCCGTCAGCCTGTCCGTGTTGGCCGCGTCCATCCTTCTGACCATCCCCGTCATGACGGTCAGCGACACCGTTCAGTTGGAAGATGGGACGTACATCTGCTTCCTCAACTGGCCTGTCGACGAAGCTATGTTCTGGCACAAGGTCATCACGTCCTACACATTTGTAGTCGGTTTCGTTCTCCCGCTGGCCGTGATCAGCGTGTCGTACCTGCTGGTCGTCCGCCATCTGAAAGCCAGCGCGTCGGAACATGCCGCAGTGGCTAGGGTCTCGGTCAAGGTACGGACAAAAGTGACCAAAACGGTCACCGCCATGATCGTGACGTTCGCAGCCTGTTGGCTGCCGTTCCACATGTGTCAGCTGATCGTGTTGGCCGCAGAACTTCGACCGACGCTGTGGACATTGGTCATGTTCCACCTCGCGGTGGTTATGTCGTATGCGAACAGTTGTATCAACCCAATCCTGTACGTCTTCATGAGTCAGAAGTTTCGCCAGAGCTTTCGGGCCGCGCTACGTCTGAGCTGGAGAAGGAACGCCGACCGCCGCGCAAACCAGAGGTACGTCCGCAGAAGAGACGGCATCGCGGGCAGCCGACAGGACATGGACGGATTCCTCGAGGAAGAAAAATGTGAGGCAAACCTTACAATACTCCCGTATTCAGTCCCTCGCGGAAATGTCTACCTGCGTGAAACTACGGTTTAG